The following proteins are encoded in a genomic region of Mus caroli chromosome 18, CAROLI_EIJ_v1.1, whole genome shotgun sequence:
- the Slc14a2 gene encoding urea transporter 2 isoform X2: MEESAEIKVEANTARTSWIQSSMAAAGKRVSKALSYITGEMKECGEGLKDKSPVFQFLDWVLRGVSQVMFVNNPLSGILIVLGLFVQNPWWAISGCLGTVMSTLTALILSQDKSAIAAGLHGYNGVLVGLLMAVFSDKGNYYWWLLLPVIVMSMTCPILSSALSTIFSKWDLPVFTLPFNIAVTLYLAATGHHNLFFPTTLLQPATTTPNITWSDIQVSLLLRAIPVGIGQVYGCDNPWTGGIFLVALFISSPLICLHAAIGSTIGMLAALSIATPFDSIYFGLCGFNSTLACIAIGGMFYVITWQTHLLAIACALFAAYLGAALANMLSVFGLPPCTWPFCLSALTFLLLTTNNPAIYKLPLSKVTYPEANRIYFLSQEKNRRASTITKYQAYDVS, encoded by the exons ATGGAGGAGAGCGCTGAGATAAAGGTGGAAGCCAACACAGCCAGGACCTCCTGGATTCAGAGCTCCATGGCCGCTGCGGGGAAGAGAGTCAGCAAAGCCCTCAGCTACATCACAGGAGAGATGAAGGAATGTGGCGAGGGACTTAAAG ATAAATCTCCAGTGTTCCAGTTTCTTGACTGGGTGCTCCGGGGCGTGTCTCAGGTGATGTTTGTAAACAACCCTCTCAGCGGCATCCTCATCGTCCTTGGCCTCTTCGTGCAGAATCCCTGGTGGGCCATCTCGGGTTGCTTGGGCACTGTCATGTCCACACTGACTGCCCTCATCCTGAGCCAGGACAA GTCAGCCATTGCAGCAGGACTCCATGGCTACAATGGAGTGCTTGTGGGGCTCCTGATGGCCGTGTTCTCGGACAAGGGCAATTACTACTGGTGGCTGCTGCTTCCTGTCATTGTCATGTCCATGACTTG CCCCATCCTTTCCAGTGCCCTGAGCACCATCTTCAGCAAGTGGGACCTCCCAGTCTTCACACTGCCCTTCAACATCGCCGTGACCCTGTACCTGGCAGCCACGGGCCACCACAATCTCTTCTTCCCCACGACGCTGCTGCAGCCTGCAACCACTACACCCAACATCACCTGGTCAGATATCCAAGTGTCTTTG CTTCTGAGAGCCATCCCGGTTGGAATCGGCCAAGTGTACGGGTGTGACAACCCCTGGACTGGAGGCATCTTCCTGGTCGCTCTGTTCATCTCTTCGCCTCTCAtttgcttgcatgctgccattgGATCCACCATAGGGATGTTAGCAG CGCTCAGCATTGCCACACCGTTTGACTCCATCTACTTCGGCCTGTGTGGCTTCAATAGCACCCTGGCCTGCATCGCCATTGGCGGCATGTTCTACGTCATCACCTGGCAGACCCACCTGCTCGCCATTGCCTGCG CCCTGTTTGCAGCCTACCTGGGTGCCGCCCTGGCCAACATGCTGTCTGTG ttTGGATTACCACCCTGCACCTGGCCCTTCTGCCTCTCGGcactcaccttcctcctcctgacAACGAACAACCCTGCCATCTATAAGCTGCCTCTCAGCAAAGTCACCTACCCAGAGGCCAACCGCATCTACTTCCTGTCCCAGGAAAAAAACAGAAGGGCATCAACGATAACTAAGTACCAGGCCTACGACGTCTCCTAA